A single genomic interval of Juglans regia cultivar Chandler chromosome 1, Walnut 2.0, whole genome shotgun sequence harbors:
- the LOC108981760 gene encoding HVA22-like protein f: MGVLGAFARHLDAIVGPGVMLLYPLYASMRAIESPTTLDDQQWLTYWVLYSFITLFELSCSTVLAWFPIWPYIKLVFCMWLVLPVFNGAAYIYANIVRKYVKNIGGSVSSTYSESHKKVLQMMSLDARKSVERYIDTHGLEAFDQVIKAAEIEARKQQH; encoded by the exons GCCTGGGGTAATGCTTTTATACCCTTT ATACGCGTCAATGAGAGCAATTGAGAGTCCTACGACGCTAGACGATCAGCAGTGGCTAACATACTGGGTCTTGTACTCCTTCATAACCCTTTTCGAGCTGTCTTGTTCCACAGTTCTTGCTTG GTTTCCAATCTGGCCATACATCAAACTTGTGTTTTGCATGTGGCTGGTTCTGCCTGTATTTAACGGggcagcatatatatatgcgaaTATTGTTAGGaagtatgttaagaatattggGGGCAGTGTGAGCTCAACTTATTCTGAGAGCCATAAGAAGGTGCTCCAGATGATGAGTCTTGATGCAAGGAAATCTGTTGAGCGATACATCGATACACATGGACTTGAAGCTTTTGATCAAGTCATTAAAGCG GCTGAAATCGAAGCTCGGAAGCAGCAGCACTAG